A stretch of DNA from Anaerobacillus isosaccharinicus:
TCAATTGTTTCAGCTGAAAATTCAGCCAATAACCTGTCTGCCTGCGTAATTAAACCAAAATTAAGTTTATCACTGCCAATTCCTGATGCACAAGTGAAAATTTTGGTATTGTTAGTAAATAAGTCTTCAAGCCTAGAAGAAAATACTGGAGATATTGATTTCCATTCATCTGCCGCTAATTTCTCCGTGCCATTAATGTCATAAATAAGATATGAATGTAGTTGCTCATTGTGAGGGTAAATAATGTAGGTAAGCATTTCTGTTACACCGAAATCTTGATGATTAAGAGATGCGACTGCCTTTTTTTGACCTTTAAGATCGTCATCGAAAAGAGGCTGCCAATCGAACTCATTCGTTTTTATCATAAGTTCATGTAACTCATTTTCATACTCACCACTAGCATTCCAGCTATTTAAGTGCTCCCTTGAATAAAGCGTCCAATCCTTCAATTCAATCTCATGCTTGTCCATAACTTCTAAAATTTTTTCAAGTTCTCGAAAAGGTTTCTCGTCTGTTGCTTCTCCACTCCAATTTAGCCCAAAATAAAGACTAAATAAGATGATGCAGTAAAAAATGACCTGCAGCGTATCTTTTCTCTTTTTATTCCCCATATTTCCCTCTCCTTAACGTCCGTTTCGCCGAACTCTTCTCTTACTAGCATTTTTACCAAATAGACAGTATAAATACATGGAAGTTCTAGTTAAAAGTCGACAAAATCTGAAGGCAGGAAAGGTCGTTTTTCTTCTCGAAAAATGACGTAACCATTTTTTAAAAAAGAAAGCGAAGCATCTTGGAGTAATTTAAATAATCCAAGAAAAAAGTACTTACTAGTTGAGTTAATGCAATAGTCGTAATAATCATTAGAACGATTCCTTGCGGGCTTTTTGGATTTTTTACAAGTACTTCAAAACGAAATGCTTGTAACGCCCACCAAATGATAACTAAAAACATTAAGCTCACAATCAAATGTACAAGGGCTTGATGACCAAATTGTTCTAACATATGTACTAACTCCTTGCCTCGAATAGATGTGATGACGATCTGGCGAAAACCCTTTCTTAAAGCCGATCATAATCATGTGTTTCGAAATTTCTTAATTTATTTGTACCCTACTGTTACATAATAGAAACTTCAAAAGCAATTATTTCCCACGCAATCGTTTGCCGCTAATCAACTCTTGAAATATTTCCTTATATAACAGTCACAATATTCATGATAACGAATTTCAGTGGAAAAAGCTATGTATTTTAGTGTAGAGTTCAAAGTTTAGATGAAGAGTGCCATAGAATATTCAAAGATGGTTTTTTTAAAATACTTACTGGAACCAATACTAAAGATAGCGCCCCTGAAATATATTCATCAACTTTAAACTAAAAACAAAAAAACCCACCAAAATTTTTATTTTGGTAGGTTTAAGCTTTTGAAGATATGGCTAGACTAGAGGATGATCCAATTTAAGCCGTTCATATAATTAGTTAGCATGTTGGCAAATAGAGCTAGCCCAAAAGTACCGATAAGTGAAATCGTCACGATAAGCGAAATGCTTGTCGGTGCTTTAAGCATGCTACCTTCCTCGCTAGGTTCTCTCATATACATTTGCTTAATGATTGTAAAGTAGTAGAAGAATGAAATCGTACTAGTCACAATCATAATAACTGCAAGCCAGATCATCTGGCTCGTCATTAAGCCAAGGAAAATGTAAACCTTCCCTACGAAACCGGCAGTAATCGGTAACCCTGCCATTGACACTAAGAACACTGTCATTGAATGAGCTAAAAACGGAGAACGTTTGTAAAGCCCAGCAAAACTTGAAATATCTTCATTATTCGCATCCTCAGTTACATAAGATATAATCGCAAACGCCCCTAATGTCATAAACACATAAGCAAATGCATAGTACACAATCATACTCATTGTAATGTTGAATGATAATGATGCTGCAAGCGGTATTAGTAAGTAACCTGCTTGAGCAATTCCAGAGTAAGCCATTAGACGCTTAATATTGGATTGAACAAGGGCAACGGTATTACCAATAATCATCGTTAAGGCCGCAATAACAGCAATAATGAAATACCACTCATGATAAATCGCACCAAATCCTACAGCTAGTATTCTAATTAAGATCGCAAATCCTGCTATTTTTGAAACGGCTGTTAAAAATCCAGTAATTGGCGTTGGTGCTCCTTCGTAAACGTCTGGAGCCCACATGTGAAACGGTACCACTGAAATTTTAAAACCAAAACCTGCAATCATAAAGAACAATGACATGATTACTAAGAATTGATACTCAGCATATAGCATTGGCATTGCTGTACCAATATCAACTAAGCTAGTAGAACCAGTTAAACCGTACATAAATGACATACCGTAAAGAATGAACGCTGATGCTGTTCCGCCTAGTACGACATATTTAAGGGCAGCTTCTGTAGATTTCGCCTGATTTTTTCGGAAACCAGCTAAACAGTATGATGAAATACTAAGTAGCTCTAAACCGACAAATAGCGTAATTAAATCTGCAGATGAAACCATTAGCATTGCACCTAATGCAGCAAAAAGTAAGAGAGAATACATTTCGCCTTGGTACATATCTTGATGCTTATCCATATAAGACATTGAAGTAAGAATAACTAGAGCTACCCCAATTAAAATGACAATCTTAAATAGCATCGCAAATGGATCAACGACAAACATATCACCAATTGAACCCGTGTTTTGATTAAAGATGACTACTAAAACGATCGTAATTAATAGAGAGATAACACTAAGCGTACCGATGAACGGCTTTTTACCGCGAATGCCTGTTGTAAAATCAACTGTGAACACTGTTAGTGCAAGAATTGCTAACACAATCTCCGGAGTCATTAAAGACCAGTCTGCGTTAAATGCTGTCATTGTCTTTAACCCCCTATCTTCGACACAATGTCGATCACTGTAGTATTAATAACGTCACCTAAAATCGCTGGATAAACGCCGATTAAGATAATTAACCCAAGTAAGCAAACCATTGGGACATACTCAATTGGACGTGCATCTTGAAGGTGTGCATGGGACTGGTGTAGTTGACCAAATGTTGTTCTTTGCATTGCCCATAATAGATAGGCAGCTGTAAGAATAATCCCTAATGCAGCAATAACAGCGATCGTTTTTGCAGCTGGAATGACCTCTGGAGACGCCCAGAAAATACCTGTAAACGCTAAGAACTCACTGACGAAACCAGACATACCTGGAAGTCCTACTGAAGCCATTGCAGCTGCAAGTAAAAATCCAGCTAAAATTGGAATGGTCTTCGAAAGTCCACCTAAGTCTTCGATCATACGTGTATGAGTTCTCTCGTAAATCGCACCTACCATAAAGAATAGAAGCGCTGCGATAAATCCGTGAGATACTAATTGGAAAATTGCTCCTTGCATTCCGGCAGTTGTGAATGATGCTGCACCAAGAAGAACGATCCCCATATGTGAAATACTTGAGTAAGCAACAAGCTTCTTCAAATCTTTCTGAACAAGGGCAAGCAGTGCACCGTAAATAATATTGACAACACCTAGAACTGCAATTAACCATGCAAAATTCGCTGCTTGATCTGGTAAAATTCCAAAACCAACTCTAAGTAATCCGTAAGCACCCATTTTTAACAAGACACCTGCAAGGATCATACTAGCTGCAGTTGGTGCTTGAACGTGTGCATCTGGTAACCACGTATGGAAAGGGAAGATTGGTAGTTTTACAGCAAATGCAATAAATAATGTTAAGAACAAACCAGCTCTAAATGTATTCGTAATGACTTCAGCATTTGCTGGGTTTGCATAAATATCAGCTAAACGAAGGAAGTTTAATGTTGCTTCTCCTGCTACTGCTCCTTGATAGAACATGGCAAAAAAGGCAATTAACATTAACGCACTCCCAAGTCCTGTATAAAGCAAGAACTTAAAGGCTGCATACTCTCGTTCTTTTCCACCCCAAATTCCGATGATAAAAAACATTGGAATTAGCGTTAATTCAAAGAACAAGAAGAATAGGAACATATCAAGAGCAACGAATACTCCAAGCATCCCTGTTAAAAGGACCAACATCCATACAAAGTATTCTTTGACACGCTCTTTAATTGTGGCAGAAGCCACTACAGCTAAAAACGTAACAATAGTTGTAAGTACTAGTAAAGGCATTGAAAGCCCATCGACACCAAGATCATAATTAAACGAAACAAATCCTAAATCGATCCACGTATAGTTTTCAGCGAACTGCATACCTGATACGCCACGATTAAAGTTAGCCCATACAATGATGGAAAGGATTAGCGTTACAAAAGAAGTAACTCCTGCAACTGAACGAATTACATTTTTATGCTCATTAGGAATGGTTAAAACGATTAACGCACCTAATAATGGTAGAAAGACGAGTAAACTTAACATGTTTGGGATCATCCGAAATACCCCCTTAATACAAAGGCAAGGGCAAGAACTGCGATTCCACCAACGACTGAAACTAATCCGTAAGTTTGCAATTGACCTGTATGCCTTCTGCTAATAACATAGCCTGTTCCCTTTGTAAGGTAGCCAGCAACGTTAACGATGCCATCAATAATGAAGCGATCGATCGCCCAAAGGAATTTCCCAAGACTAACGACTGGACGAACAAAAACAGCTAAGTATAATTCATCCATATAATATTTGTTTAATAGAAGCTTATGAACTCCTGGTGCAAGCTTCGGGAAGAAATTCTCAGAAATTGTTCCTTTATAGTAAATTAAGTAGGATAGGAGAATCCCTGCCCCAGCAATAGCGATTGAGTAGGCTACTAACCATAATTCACCGTGAGCTTGTTTACCTACGTTTAAGCCTTCCGTTAAAAATCCTTCAAGATGGAAACCAAAAATCGGTGTATTTACATAACCTGCAAAAATCGCAAGAGTCGCTAATACGATTAATGGGATTGTCATCACTTTCGGACTTTCATGTGGCTCGTGATGGTGCTCACCAGCTTCTAAGTTATCACTACCACGGTATTTCCCAGTGAATACTTTAAAGAATAAACGGAACATATAAAATGCTGTCATCGCAGCTGTGATAGAAGCAATCGCGAACAACAATGGATCGCCATTGTAAAGTACAGCAGCTAAAATAACTTCCTTACTCCAGAACCCTGAAAGTAGAGGAGCACCGGCAATGGCTAACGTTCCGATTAAGAATGTAACAGCCGTGATTTTCATTTTCCACCAAAGACCGCCCATTTCGCGAATGTCTTGTCTATGGTGCATTCCATAAATAACACTACCTGCTCCTAAGAATAGAAGTGCTTTGAAGAATGCGTGAGTCATTAAGTGGAATAAACCAGCGACATAACCAGCAGTTCCTAAAGCTAAAATCATAAATCCAAGCTGACTCACTGTAGAGTAAGCAAGAACACGTTTAATATCAGTATTAACAAGGGCAATTGAAGCCGCAAAAATCGCTGTAATTGCACCCGTATAAGCAACAACTGTCATCGCAGTTGGTGACGCTAAGAATACAGGATACATAACCCCAACTAAGTAAACCCCTGCAGCTACCATCGTTGCAGCATGGATTAAGGCTGAAACTGGTGTCGGACCTTCCATCGCATCTGGTAACCAAACATGTAATGGGAATTGAGCTGATTTACCAACCGCCCCTAAGAAAATACAAATGGCGATTACTGTAATCATTGTTTGCTCAACTAAACCATTTTCAATTGCCGCAAAAATCGTTGAATATTCAAAAGACCCTGTATAAATAAACGTAAGAACAAGTCCGATAAATAATCCAACATCCCCGATTCTCGTTGTTAAAAATGCCTTTTTTGCCGCAGCAGCAGCTTCAGGTTTGAAGAACCAGAAACCAACTAGTAAGAAGGAACATACCCCTACTAACTCCCAGAAAATGAAAAGTTGTAGAAGGTTAGGCGACAAGACGAGACCTAACATTGAGAATGAGAATAACCCTAAGTATGAGTAGAAAACCGGGAAACGATCATCCCCGTGCATATATTGCTTTGAAAATAAGTGAACAAGTAAACTTACAGTTGTAACAACAATTAACATCATTGCATTTAATGCTGTTACTTCATATCCCATTGTAATTGTGTTGTCCCCAAAGGTAATCCACCTTACAACGTACTTATAACCTTCCCCACCGATTCTTTCGAATAAGACGACTAATGACGTCACGAATGAAGCAGCCATTGCAATAATCCCAACGTAAGCCGCTCTTTCTTTCAGTATTCTTCCAAAAAGTAGAAGCAACACGAAGGCTAATAGTGGGAAGACTGGTATTATCCAGGCAAATTGCATCATACCATCACCTTTTCCTCTTTTAGTCTACCAGACTTGTTCAAAACATTATGGTTATCATAGCTTTTGAATTTCTTCATTTGCTCTGCCCATCCCCTTTTTTGAACAATATCTGTATCTATAGCCTTACCAACGCATAAGATCTTGTTTAATAACATCGATTGACTTCCGATTTTTATATAAAGCAATTAAAATCGCTAAACCAACGGCTGCTTCTGCTGCAGCTACTGTTATGACAAATAGAGTGAATACTTGCCCTGTAATATTGGCAAACGGCCCAATACTAGAAAATGCTACTAGATTAATATTGACCGCATTTAACATTAACTCTACGCAAACAAGAACGATTACGAGATGCCTTCTCGTAAGTACCCCATATAAGCCGATACAAAATAGAATAGCTGCTAAGGCAAGATATAACGTAATTGGTACCATTCTAATCGGCCTCCTTTCGTGCCAATACAATGGCCCCTACTAAAGCGGCAAGTAATAAAATACCTGCTCCTTGGAAAGCGATGACGTAGTTTCCATATAGGTCTATTCCAATTTGCTCTGCAGTTCCGATATAAAGATCCCCGGCTGGTACATTCAGTGTGAATATACCATTAAGCATAATTAGTAAAAGTACAACTACCCCCACTAAGCTCACCAATTTTTGAGCAAGACCCTTATCGGAGCCAAACGTTACTGATTTGTGATCAGTCATCATCATACCGAATACGAAGAGAATAGAAAGTGCCCCAACGTAAACCATGATTTGGACAATACCTATAAATTCCGCTCTAAGTAAAAAGTAGATACCTGCAACGGCAAAGAATGTAAACGCCATACTCAGTACGCGATGTGCAATTCGTTTTAATACGATAACTAAAACTGAACAAGAGATTGCTAGAATTGCAAGGATTAGAAAAATAATTAACTCCCAACTCACTTTTCGTCACCTCGCTCTGACTCTTCTACTTTTTCTTCCTCTTCTTCTTTAATTGTGTAATTTCCATAAACCTCATTATTCGTTAACCACTCAATGTCTTTAAACATAGGATCACGAGTATAATCAGAAAGATTATCGTACTTTGTTGTCATAACAATCGCTTGCGTCGGACAAACTTCCGTACAAAAATCGCATAAGATACAACCTTGAAAATCAATGTTATACGTGTCGATTACTTTTTTCTTAGGATTATCAGGATGTGGCTTCCCTGTTAGCGTAATAACATCCGTTGGACAAACATTTACACACATGTTACAAACAATACATAAATCTGGGAAAAAACGTTGAATTCCACGAAAACGCTCTGGAATGTCCGGTTTTTGTTCAGGGTATTGGATGGTTACTCTTTCGCTCGGGCTAAAGAAGTATTTCAGTGTCACACCAAATCCTTTTAAGAAATTAAACATTTATATCACCCCATCCATACTTTTATCACTGCCGTAATGACAATGTTAAGAAGTGCTAGTGGTATTAAAACCTTCCATCCAAAGGACATTAACTGGTCCACTCTGACACGTGGCATTGTTGCACGTAACCAAAACCAAATGAACATAAATAAACACATTTTTAGTAGGAACCAAACAATTCCTGGTAAAATTGGTCCTAACCAACCGCCTAAGAATAATACTGTGGCAAGAGCTGAGATCGCAATTGCGTACACATATTCTGCAAGGAAGAAGAACGCCATACGAAATCCACTATACTCAGTATGGTAACCAGAAACTAGCTCACTTTCTGCTTCTGGTAAATCAAATGGAGATCTGTTTAACTCAGCAATAGCTGCAATCATATAAATGACAAAGCCTAAAAACTGAGGAATAATAAACCAAATACCCATATTTTGTTGGGCAAGAACGATATCATTAAGATTCAATGATCCTGCTAAAATAACAACCCCGATAATTGCAAGAACTAGCGGAATTTCATAACTGATCATCTGGGCAACTCCACGTAAAGCTCCCATTAACGAGTATTTATTGTTAGAGCTCCAACCACCCATTAAAACACCAATTGTTGTAATTGAAGAAATACCTACAAAATATAGGACACCAATATTTAAATTGGCTCCAAGGATATTGTGACTCCAAGGAATGGTTGCTAAGATCATATACGATGGTGCAAAGGCAATGATCGGCGCAATCATAAATACTTTTCTATCAACTTGCGAAGGAATAATATCTTCCTTCATTAATAGTTTCATAA
This window harbors:
- the nuoL gene encoding NADH-quinone oxidoreductase subunit L, with the protein product MMQFAWIIPVFPLLAFVLLLLFGRILKERAAYVGIIAMAASFVTSLVVLFERIGGEGYKYVVRWITFGDNTITMGYEVTALNAMMLIVVTTVSLLVHLFSKQYMHGDDRFPVFYSYLGLFSFSMLGLVLSPNLLQLFIFWELVGVCSFLLVGFWFFKPEAAAAAKKAFLTTRIGDVGLFIGLVLTFIYTGSFEYSTIFAAIENGLVEQTMITVIAICIFLGAVGKSAQFPLHVWLPDAMEGPTPVSALIHAATMVAAGVYLVGVMYPVFLASPTAMTVVAYTGAITAIFAASIALVNTDIKRVLAYSTVSQLGFMILALGTAGYVAGLFHLMTHAFFKALLFLGAGSVIYGMHHRQDIREMGGLWWKMKITAVTFLIGTLAIAGAPLLSGFWSKEVILAAVLYNGDPLLFAIASITAAMTAFYMFRLFFKVFTGKYRGSDNLEAGEHHHEPHESPKVMTIPLIVLATLAIFAGYVNTPIFGFHLEGFLTEGLNVGKQAHGELWLVAYSIAIAGAGILLSYLIYYKGTISENFFPKLAPGVHKLLLNKYYMDELYLAVFVRPVVSLGKFLWAIDRFIIDGIVNVAGYLTKGTGYVISRRHTGQLQTYGLVSVVGGIAVLALAFVLRGYFG
- the nuoK gene encoding NADH-quinone oxidoreductase subunit NuoK, translated to MRMVPITLYLALAAILFCIGLYGVLTRRHLVIVLVCVELMLNAVNINLVAFSSIGPFANITGQVFTLFVITVAAAEAAVGLAILIALYKNRKSIDVIKQDLMRW
- a CDS encoding complex I subunit 4 family protein, which gives rise to MIPNMLSLLVFLPLLGALIVLTIPNEHKNVIRSVAGVTSFVTLILSIIVWANFNRGVSGMQFAENYTWIDLGFVSFNYDLGVDGLSMPLLVLTTIVTFLAVVASATIKERVKEYFVWMLVLLTGMLGVFVALDMFLFFLFFELTLIPMFFIIGIWGGKEREYAAFKFLLYTGLGSALMLIAFFAMFYQGAVAGEATLNFLRLADIYANPANAEVITNTFRAGLFLTLFIAFAVKLPIFPFHTWLPDAHVQAPTAASMILAGVLLKMGAYGLLRVGFGILPDQAANFAWLIAVLGVVNIIYGALLALVQKDLKKLVAYSSISHMGIVLLGAASFTTAGMQGAIFQLVSHGFIAALLFFMVGAIYERTHTRMIEDLGGLSKTIPILAGFLLAAAMASVGLPGMSGFVSEFLAFTGIFWASPEVIPAAKTIAVIAALGIILTAAYLLWAMQRTTFGQLHQSHAHLQDARPIEYVPMVCLLGLIILIGVYPAILGDVINTTVIDIVSKIGG
- a CDS encoding NADH-quinone oxidoreductase subunit J, with product MSWELIIFLILAILAISCSVLVIVLKRIAHRVLSMAFTFFAVAGIYFLLRAEFIGIVQIMVYVGALSILFVFGMMMTDHKSVTFGSDKGLAQKLVSLVGVVVLLLIMLNGIFTLNVPAGDLYIGTAEQIGIDLYGNYVIAFQGAGILLLAALVGAIVLARKEAD
- a CDS encoding NuoI/complex I 23 kDa subunit family protein, which produces MFNFLKGFGVTLKYFFSPSERVTIQYPEQKPDIPERFRGIQRFFPDLCIVCNMCVNVCPTDVITLTGKPHPDNPKKKVIDTYNIDFQGCILCDFCTEVCPTQAIVMTTKYDNLSDYTRDPMFKDIEWLTNNEVYGNYTIKEEEEEKVEESERGDEK
- a CDS encoding YwmB family TATA-box binding protein, which encodes MGNKKRKDTLQVIFYCIILFSLYFGLNWSGEATDEKPFRELEKILEVMDKHEIELKDWTLYSREHLNSWNASGEYENELHELMIKTNEFDWQPLFDDDLKGQKKAVASLNHQDFGVTEMLTYIIYPHNEQLHSYLIYDINGTEKLAADEWKSISPVFSSRLEDLFTNNTKIFTCASGIGSDKLNFGLITQADRLLAEFSAETIESLKEETFISISAYTNTWNNAIATNGQNMNLQVAIRAIEGLGGKTTVTIGTPIITTEY
- the nuoH gene encoding NADH-quinone oxidoreductase subunit NuoH; amino-acid sequence: MDLLFMVTYAVIILGMLLGAVTFAILFERKVIGYMQVRIGPNRHGPWGLLQTVADVMKLLMKEDIIPSQVDRKVFMIAPIIAFAPSYMILATIPWSHNILGANLNIGVLYFVGISSITTIGVLMGGWSSNNKYSLMGALRGVAQMISYEIPLVLAIIGVVILAGSLNLNDIVLAQQNMGIWFIIPQFLGFVIYMIAAIAELNRSPFDLPEAESELVSGYHTEYSGFRMAFFFLAEYVYAIAISALATVLFLGGWLGPILPGIVWFLLKMCLFMFIWFWLRATMPRVRVDQLMSFGWKVLIPLALLNIVITAVIKVWMG
- a CDS encoding DUF1146 family protein, with amino-acid sequence MLEQFGHQALVHLIVSLMFLVIIWWALQAFRFEVLVKNPKSPQGIVLMIITTIALTQLVSTFFLDYLNYSKMLRFLF
- a CDS encoding NADH-quinone oxidoreductase subunit N, whose product is MTAFNADWSLMTPEIVLAILALTVFTVDFTTGIRGKKPFIGTLSVISLLITIVLVVIFNQNTGSIGDMFVVDPFAMLFKIVILIGVALVILTSMSYMDKHQDMYQGEMYSLLLFAALGAMLMVSSADLITLFVGLELLSISSYCLAGFRKNQAKSTEAALKYVVLGGTASAFILYGMSFMYGLTGSTSLVDIGTAMPMLYAEYQFLVIMSLFFMIAGFGFKISVVPFHMWAPDVYEGAPTPITGFLTAVSKIAGFAILIRILAVGFGAIYHEWYFIIAVIAALTMIIGNTVALVQSNIKRLMAYSGIAQAGYLLIPLAASLSFNITMSMIVYYAFAYVFMTLGAFAIISYVTEDANNEDISSFAGLYKRSPFLAHSMTVFLVSMAGLPITAGFVGKVYIFLGLMTSQMIWLAVIMIVTSTISFFYYFTIIKQMYMREPSEEGSMLKAPTSISLIVTISLIGTFGLALFANMLTNYMNGLNWIIL